DNA from Clostridia bacterium:
CAAGTCCTTGTCAGATAGCGGAGATATTGGTCTAGAAGACGAAAAAGAAAATAAAACAGAAAAACAAGCAACAGAAGACAAAGAAGTTTTTGATGCTGCAAAAGAATTGTTAAAAGACAAGGTAAAGGATGTGCGTGCATCCAAAAAGCTAAAAACTCATCCTGTATGCATGAGCAGTGAAGGCGCATTATCCATTGAAATGGAAAAAGTATTGTCCACTGTTCCTAACTATCCTGGAATGAAAGCGCAAAGAATTTTGGAAATCAATACATCTCATCCGGTATTTGCTTCACTAAAAAATGCCCATAAGACGGATAAAGATAAGTTTGCATTATATGTAAACTTGCTGTACGAACAAGCCTTGTTAATAGAAGGTCTGTCCGTTTCAGATCCTGTAGAGTTATCCAATAATATCTGCAAGCTTATGGTTTAACCATATATATTTTTTACTAAAGATGAATTGCTGTTAAATATTCGAAAAAACTAGATAATATATAACAGCAATAATTGAGGAAATTATGCAAAGCATTGATCAAATTGATAAGAATCTAAAAGTTGAAACTTCTATTAATGAGCCGGATATAAAATTTTTAGATGTAAAAAATGAGCCTTTTAGGGTTTATGGACTTTATAATTACAAAAAAGAACAGGTATTCAAACGAATGCCTGATGAAGTTGCGGCAACCGTTAATAACGGCGTAGCTCAATTAAATTTTCATACTGCTGGCGGACGGGTGCGATTTTCTACTGATTCGCGTTATGTGGCAATCAAAGCAATAATGCCTTCTGTTACACATTTCGCTCATATGCCTTTATCGGGAACATCAGGTTTTGATTTGTTCATAGATAACGGCTCAAGCAGTAGATATTATGCCACTTTCATGCCTCCAGCAGACATGAAAACAGGCTATGAATCCATAGTATATTTTGACCAGCCTGGACTAAAACATATCACTATCAATTTTCCTTTATACAATGGGTTGAACTCTTTATATATAGGACTGCAAAGTTCTGCCCATATTGATAAAGGCTTGGAATATAAATACCAAAAGCCGGTTTTATATTATGGATCCTCAATCACGCAAGGCGGATGTGCTTCTCGTCCGGGAAATAGTTATCAAGCTATTATTTCAAGAAAATATGATTGCGATTTTATTAATCTTGGCTTTTCGGGAAGTGCCAAAGGCGAGGAGACTATAGTCGATTATATGTCTGGGCTTGATATATGTGCTTTTGTATGCGATTATGACCATAATGCGCCGTCTGCTGAGCATTTAAATGAAACTCATGAAAGACTTTATAAGAGATTTAGAGAAAAATCTTCTGTGCCTATTGTTTTTATCTCAAAACCAGATTTTGATAAAAACCATCAAGACAACATTAAGAGACGAGATATTATATACACAACCTATATGAATGCCCTAAAAAATGGGGATCAAAATGTGTATTTTATTGACGGTCAATATCTTTTTAAGGATGAAAATAGAGATTGCTGCACAGTAGATGGATGTCATCCAAATGATG
Protein-coding regions in this window:
- a CDS encoding SGNH/GDSL hydrolase family protein codes for the protein MQSIDQIDKNLKVETSINEPDIKFLDVKNEPFRVYGLYNYKKEQVFKRMPDEVAATVNNGVAQLNFHTAGGRVRFSTDSRYVAIKAIMPSVTHFAHMPLSGTSGFDLFIDNGSSSRYYATFMPPADMKTGYESIVYFDQPGLKHITINFPLYNGLNSLYIGLQSSAHIDKGLEYKYQKPVLYYGSSITQGGCASRPGNSYQAIISRKYDCDFINLGFSGSAKGEETIVDYMSGLDICAFVCDYDHNAPSAEHLNETHERLYKRFREKSSVPIVFISKPDFDKNHQDNIKRRDIIYTTYMNALKNGDQNVYFIDGQYLFKDENRDCCTVDGCHPNDAGFLRMAEVIGYTVGSVLSKL
- a CDS encoding molecular chaperone HtpG is translated as ELLNMQKNEREKYEKFYKSFGRTLKYGIYSDFGTHKDELEDLIMFYSSKEKKLVTLDEYVSRMPENQKYIYYATGESVERIEKLPQTEAVAEKGFEILFFTEEIDEFAIKIMDKFKDKEFKSLSDSGDIGLEDEKENKTEKQATEDKEVFDAAKELLKDKVKDVRASKKLKTHPVCMSSEGALSIEMEKVLSTVPNYPGMKAQRILEINTSHPVFASLKNAHKTDKDKFALYVNLLYEQALLIEGLSVSDPVELSNNICKLMV